The nucleotide window TTTAGGACGATCTGCATTGGACTCACCCTGGTACCATATAAACCCTTTAACGCCGTACCCAATTACCGGGTGCAGCATACCATTGTATACTACGGTGGCGATTTTATTATTTAGACGCGATTGATCGTTGGGGGCGGGTAGAGGGAAGCCGTATTCCCTGAGGGATGCCGCGTCCATGAAAGACTCAACCGGCGTACCACCATAGCTCACATTGATCAGGCCGATTGGCACTTTTAAACGATCGTATAAAAATTTACCAAACGTATAACCGGTAGCGCTGAAATTGGCAACATCTTCCGGATTAGAAATCTTCCAGCTGAAATTTTTGCTGGTATCCCGGGGAGCCGCCTGGGTTGACCGGGGTATATTGTATAACCGGATCTGGTCGTTGGTTGAATTAAAAACGATATCATTCGAATGATTGATAGGTTGATTCGAAAAGCCCTTTAAAGGCATTTCCATATTTGATTGTCCGCTACAGATCCATACTTCCCCAATCAGAATATTTTTGATTTTCACGATTTGCCCGTCACTGATGGTAATTTCATAAGGACCACCGGCTTTCGGTGTCGCTACGGCTACTTTCCATTTTCCCTTGCTGTCGGGTTGAACAGTATATTTTTTGTTATTCCACGAAGTAGTAACAGTTACAGTATTCTTTTTATCGGTCCACCCCCAGATAGCCGGGGAGGCCTGCTGCTGAAGTACCATATTGTCGCTAAAAAACCAGGGTAATTTGAGTTTAGCCTGTGCTATCAAAGGTGTGATAAATAAAAGGCAGAGTGCCGTAAGAAATTTCATAATCGTTTTTTAAAAGAGGCCCGAAAATAAGAAAATTAAAAGTGTAATTAACGTTTATTAGCGCTTGACGTTATATATTATGGTGTGTGTTCTCAGTTGATAAATAAATAATTAAAGTCGCGCAGCCTAAAATTTTAATGTTAATTATGATGGTTTTGCAAAAAACTTTAATTTAGTTTTGCAGGAAGCATTTAAAGGAAAACTTTTGTCTGACATATATTGCCAAATATGGATGAAATAAAACAAGGCTCTCATAAAAATATCTGGTATGGAGTGGGGAGGCAACGGATCGAAATTCCACGCCCGGTTATCAAATCTAATGTGGTGAATAACCCTTTACTCAATGCTTTGTATATAGCAAGTCTTGGATTTTATCCAAAAGCCAAGGGACATTTTACCAAAAGAAGGCATGGATTACATGAAAATTTCCTTTTTTATTGTGTGGATGGTTATGGCTGGTACGAAATAAATGGTGAAAAGTATGAGGTGGGACCCAATGAATTTTTCATTCTTCCCCAAAATGTAGAACACGCTTATGCCAGCGCTACGCATGACCCCTGGAGTATTTACTGGGTACATTTTGGTGGTATCACTTTGCCCGATTTAAATAACCTGCATACCGTAAAAGAGCACTTCAAACCCCGGCATATAAAGGACAACGGTGAAGCTGTAATGGTTTTTAACAAGATGTATAAAGCTTTAGAACTGGGGTACAGCCTGGACAATTTATTATTTGCTAACTTTTGCCTGTCGCAGTTTTTATCTTTATTTATATACAATTCCCGTCATCATCCCGCTTCAAAAACAACCAAGAGCGATAGTGTTGATAACGCTATTTTATATATGCAGGAGCATATAACTGATATGCTGACACTTAAAGATATCAGTAGTTATTCTAATTATTCAGTATCGCGTTTTTCAAACCTCTTTAAGCAAAAAACAGGTTATGCTCCGATGGATTACTTCATGCAAATGAAGATTCAGCAGGCCTGCCAGCAACTGGATTTCACAGATAAATCTATAAAGGAAATTGCGTTAACCCTGGGCTTTGATGATCCGTATTATTTTTCCAAAAGATTTAAACAGGTAACGGGCATGCCTCCCATAAAGTACAGGGCGGTGAATAAAGACTAAGGAAGATGACTGAAGAAAGTTGACAGATGACGGATCGGCACAAAGATTCATTGCTCACTATCCGCCATAACCCGCTTTCTTAAACAATGGTGACTTCAACGCCCATTTCTTCCAGTGTTTTTACGGTATGAGCCGATATATTGCTGTCTGTAATAATTTGTTCAATATCATCAAGTCCGCAAATCTTCCCGAATCCGCGTTTCCCGAACTTGCTCGAGTCGGCCAGAACAATGGTCTTTTGCGAAGCGCCGATCATTTTCTTATTTAAAAGGGCTTCCATCATATTTGAGGTAGTCAGTCCGAAATCTGTATCAATTCCATCTACACCCAAAAATAATTTGCTGCAGGAAAAGTCCTGTAAAATAGATTCAGCATATATACCTGTTACGGAAGCCGAAGTTT belongs to Niabella yanshanensis and includes:
- a CDS encoding sialate O-acetylesterase; translation: MKFLTALCLLFITPLIAQAKLKLPWFFSDNMVLQQQASPAIWGWTDKKNTVTVTTSWNNKKYTVQPDSKGKWKVAVATPKAGGPYEITISDGQIVKIKNILIGEVWICSGQSNMEMPLKGFSNQPINHSNDIVFNSTNDQIRLYNIPRSTQAAPRDTSKNFSWKISNPEDVANFSATGYTFGKFLYDRLKVPIGLINVSYGGTPVESFMDAASLREYGFPLPAPNDQSRLNNKIATVVYNGMLHPVIGYGVKGFIWYQGESNADRPKQYETLFPNFVQMLRSQFNQGDLPFYYVQIAPFDYNSSKKKGDTLLNSAFLRDAQRKALDKIPNSGMAVTMDIGDAGFIHPREKQEIGKRLALQALAKTYQYKGFASEGPLYESMTIKEGKAIVKFKNAPVGLTSYGKPITQFEIAGEDQKFYPATAQLVNGAVEISSKEVKNPVAVRYAFKDDSTGELFNTAGFPASSFRTDDWEIPVDVK
- a CDS encoding helix-turn-helix domain-containing protein — its product is MDEIKQGSHKNIWYGVGRQRIEIPRPVIKSNVVNNPLLNALYIASLGFYPKAKGHFTKRRHGLHENFLFYCVDGYGWYEINGEKYEVGPNEFFILPQNVEHAYASATHDPWSIYWVHFGGITLPDLNNLHTVKEHFKPRHIKDNGEAVMVFNKMYKALELGYSLDNLLFANFCLSQFLSLFIYNSRHHPASKTTKSDSVDNAILYMQEHITDMLTLKDISSYSNYSVSRFSNLFKQKTGYAPMDYFMQMKIQQACQQLDFTDKSIKEIALTLGFDDPYYFSKRFKQVTGMPPIKYRAVNKD